The DNA segment TTGTATGAATTATCTGGTAGTCGAGTGGGTGAGGGTTACATCCACTTATAAGGTCGTAGGCTGGAGGATACTCCTCAGCCTCGTACATTACCCCTTGATATACATCATCGCAGCCAGTAACCTCTATTACTTTTTCACGGCTAAGTAGTGAAGCAAAAATTCCCCCTACTACTGTCTTCGAACCTGGTAGAAGCCGCTTATAAAATTGAACCGCTTCTTTAACGTACTTAGACCAGTAGGTGAAGAGGGAGGTGATCCATACTTCTTTCGGATTAAATTCTAAAATTTCAGCATATTCGTTTAAGGTTTTTGGTATACCTCTGAAGAGTTTAACGTTAATGTTTTTAGAGCGAAGATAACTAGCGATTTTAAGTAACCCTATCGGTAGAAAATTTTTGTGATTACGGCTTTTAGCTGGTATAGGAAACTCAGGTTCAACTAATAAAATAGATTGCATACTATCATCAAACTATTTTTTCACGAATTTGATAAAATATTCTTTCAATATGTTTAGTTAAATGGCCGAACGGTATTTGATCGCGGATATTACGTAAATAAGCTAAGCCCCCTCGCGCATACTCTTGTGCAATTTTAAAAACCATAGTTTTATCTGTGATGACATCTATACCGCCTTTACAAGAGGCTACCGCGTATAAAAGCGCTAAATAATCATCGCTTAAATACTCCGCTCTAGTATAATCTTTCTTCTTCCCGGTTAATTCAAGAGGAGTTCCATAATAAAAACCCAAGGCTACAGCTAGCATAAATATTTTAACTGTACTCAGTTTCTTGAAAAACTCTTCTTCTTTGATTAAGTTCTCTATGAACCCGTGATCCCCCTCAGTTATATAAAGAATATACTCTTTTTTCTCGTGATCTTCTTTTTTCACGTAATCTCCTCCACGGTAGTAATAGTTTCAGAATTATTAATGCCTAGCTTAAAGATTTTAGGATGATTTTGTTCGATTATCTTATTCACAATACCGTCATTATATTCAAAAGGTGTGAATAGTAAGATTACTTGTTTCTCCTTAATTAGCTTAATAATGGACTCAGCCCAATTCTCTCTATGCTTACCTGAAACTCTAGCTAAAGGTGTGTCGATGATTATCGGCGCTTCAAAACCAGATATCTTATGTAAGGCTAGAACAAACGATAATGCTAACAGCTGCGTTTCAGCTGCACTTAATTGACCTGACCACTCATAACCTAATTGGTGAATAATCTCTATATTAAAGTCTTCGTCTAATTTTATTCCCTTCCAAGTGGCTTTTTTCCAAGTTAATTTAGAAAAGATATCCCATGTTTCCGCTGCAATCCTTGATCTTATTTTATCGAGAGTTTTCTCTTTAAGTTTTTCAAGTATTTTAACAGAGTGTCTAATAAAATTCAGCTGGGATCGAATATTTCTATATTCCTTTAAATCAGACAAATACTCGTTTAATTTATTTTGGAATGCGTCTTTTGCTCTATTCTTATCTTCAATTTTTTTGTTTATAGCGCCGATTTTTCGATTAATCAAATCGATTTGACTTTCAAGATGATTCCTTCGCTCAATTTTCTGTTTTAAGTTAGTTTTAGTTTTGTCAGAGTATTTCTTTAACTCGCTCTCTATTTCGTTTATATGATTATTTATTTCCTTAATATCCTCATCTATTCTTTTAATCTCCTTCTCCTTATCGTTTAATTCACTTAATTTTCTATTTAACTCCTCGCCGAATCTTTTATAACGCCATTCATATTCTCTCAGAATATTCGAAATATTAGTCTGTCTTGAATAAATTTGGTACATTTCTTCTAATTCTTTTAATTTAGATTCATCTATAGCTTTGTTGCAAACTGGACATAATTTTTTTTCTAGAGCCTTTTTAATAAGCTCCTCATCAATTAACGGGGGGTACTCCTTTTTTATTCTCTTCTCCTCGATTGATTTTAAAATTTCATTAACTGGTTCTCTAAGACAGCAGTATATTAATGATTCAACTATTAACGAATTTTTTGAGTATATAGCATCATTGTGTATGTTTTCCTTTTCTTTTAATTGTTGTTTGGATTTATCTCTATCTTGTTCAAGTTCTTCGATATCCGGTATCTCTCTTAAATATTCATTAAGAGAATTTAGCTCGAGTTTCATAGATTTTAATTCGTTTTCCAAATCTTCTTTTTCAGCGTAGGCTTCATTTAGTTCATTTACTATTTTATTAAGCGTGTCTCTTGTATTCGTAATCTCCTTATCCACATCACCTTTTATTTCATTCATTAATTCGCCATGAATATTATTTAATTTTTTAATGATTTCATCTATTAGTGAAACTTTAGAAATCTTTAAAATATGTTTTCTAACGTTTCCAACATCCTCATAGTAGCGACTTAGTTTTTCACCGTCGAAGAAGAAGAATTGTCGAAGATCACGGGGTATATGATGGTTTATAACCTCTTCAGCGTCATCATTATAGTAGACTGCATTTTCCCCATTCTTATAAACGTAAATTAAACGTTTTTCAGTTTCGATTAACTTTGGTATTTTTAAACCTCTATCACGGTCTTCATTGATTTCAAAAGTGTTTTTTGTTTCAAAATTAATTAAATCTTGATTGGATTTTTTAAGCAAGACGGTTATGTTGATATCTGCTTTATCATTATTCTTAGAATTTTTTATGGTTTCTAAATTTAACTGAATTTTACCTTCAGATCTTTTAGATAAGTGGGGTTCATCACTATAGAAACACCAGTTTAAAGCATTTAGTATATCTGTTTTACCTGTTCCGTTTTCTCCAATTATGACTATTAAATTATTATCACCGAAATTTAATTCAACGTTTTGATACGATCTATAGTTTTTTAAAACAATACTATCTATCTTCATAATTTCCACCGTATTGTAGAATTAGCTGCTTGTATTCTATTTTCCAATTCCATCGCGAGTTTTGCAGATCTGCTTCCTTAAGTAAAATTGTCTTTATAAAATCTATTAGAATAGGTGGCTCATCGCGGAAATCATTTTTTAATAATTCTAAAAATAAATCTAATCCTCTCTTTTCATTCTCCGCGCTCACTTAACACACCTTCTAGTATTCACTATATACAGTTATATTTTATTTCTAATAAAATTTTTTGCGCTTCACTTCCGTTTAAAGCATTTTTGGCAAAAAACATGTAGCGGTTCAATTCTTTCTCCAGAATCTTTTGTTCAATATCTGCGTATTCGAATGGTAATTTTTCTCTGTCCGGTATAGCTATGATATCGTAAATTTTAGCGCGTTTTTTATTAGGATAACGTCTTAGTAATCTACCCATCCTCTGAATATACTCGCGCGGGTTCCCGCTACTAGCCATTAATATAGCGGTCTCAGCTGCTGGTATATCAACTCCTTCATCTAAGCATTTCATTGCAATTAAAACTTGGTATTCGCCGCTGGCGAATTTCTTTAATATGAACTCTCTCTCTGAGAGGTTTTGAAATCTTGGAGATTTAGCCGTGCCCTCTTCCATTGTAAATTTATGAGCTTTAATTCTATGCTGTAAATTTACTATTTTCATAACTGTTTTTATTTGTTGAGGCGTGCAGTAAATGATTGTATGGTGTAAATCTTCCCCTAATTCTTTTAGTATTTCATCGAGTATTTGGTATTTCATTCTACAATTTTTGATTATATTACTTCTTCTATATGCGAGTAATTCTAGTATTTCATCGTTTAAATCGGAGTCTTGGTATTTTCTGAGGTTATGTGTTTTTATAATTTTTTTTGTTTCATTGATGTAAGCGAATATTTCTTCCTCATTTAGATAGGCGATTCTCGGGTGATATTCATAATCGCATAAATAAAAGTCACCTGTTTCCGGATTAATTTTAGTTAGTGCATCTTCTAGACTAAAGCTTTTGACGATGCCGTTAAAATACTCAATTATTTTCCTAGTTCCAAAAGTGTCGTATATTCTCACAGGAGTAGCGCTTAAACCAAGACGTAAATCATAGGATTCTAGTAAAGCATTTGAATATTTTTCCGCGCCTAACCAGTGTACTTCATCCCCTATCATAAAAATTTTATAATTTTTGTTAATTGAGTTGTATTGGATTATTTTTCTAAAATCTTCGCTGGATAAAGTTCTATGCGTTGTTAATACTAGTATGGATTTTATTTTTCCTATTGAAAGTTCTACAAGCTGGTCTGCGAGATTATTTTTCCAGTCTTTATTTGTACTATCTGCTATGATCTCACTGTCGAAATTAAGCTGGAAATTGTCTACTTGTTTTTTCCATTGATCATTTAAATGGTGGTACGGTGTTGATACGATAATTAAGAGTTTATTGTTTGTTTCAAGTGCTCTTTTTATGCATTCAAGCGCTGCAAAGGTTTTACCGGTTCCCGTTGCCATTTCAAATATTCCTCTAAAATTATTTTCAATCCATTTATTTACAGCCTCATTTTGATGGGGATGTAATATAATTTTATTTTGTTTAGGCGGATATACTATCGTTATTTTATCGATTTCTTTTGGAGACATTAAAACAAGCTTTTCTTTTACCGCTTCGGGAGCATCAATAATTCGTAGTTTATTATTAACGCTACCTGTCCAGTAATAATTAAAATCTCTGATATCGGTTTCTAAATAATCTTTTTCCGACTCCACCCAACTTCTAAAAACTTTTATTTTTTCAATATTAAATTTCCACCCTGCTGCGGTTTCATTAACTGAGCCGCTGAAACTTACTTTATTTCCTAATGAGTCTTCTAATATCCCTATTTTAACGTGGAAAATTCCTAATTTGATAGTTTTTTCAGAGGATAATGGCATATTGTCTTCGGCTACTGGAAAAACAATTTTTAAATTTAATTTTTTATTTGCCAGCATCCACCCTAAGGCGTAAACGTGGTTTTTAACGAATTCGTTTTCTAGGTTATCTAATTCTTGTAATAATTTTCTTTCAATATATTTTTCAGGTGATTCTGATGAATCTCTTATTATCTTTATGTCTTCTTCTGATAAATTTGGTGAACATGCGAGATTTATATACCCGCCATTTTTTATTAGCCCGGTTATGCCTCTGGCTGCAACAGCTAATGAACTTGATGAAAAGAAACCGACTAGTCTTGAATATTTTACAGCTCTTGATAGAACTGGAATGTAAAAATCGTTTAATAAGTCGTCTGTTATGGAATTATATGATTTTTTAATATTTAATGATCTAAAATCAAGTTCTTCGGACATACAATTAAATTATTAGCATTCGGTTAATAATAGTTTATGTAGGGTTTTCTGTGTTTGAGGCCGTTGAAGCAGTACTCTGGGTTCGCTTCTATTTTTCCAGGTTTACAGTTTACGTCTAGTGTTTTTTTCTCTTTTTCAGCTTCTTCGACGTTGGTTTTTCTTAGTAAATTGTTTATGATCATTTTATCCCCCCTCGGTTATTTTATTATTGTTGTGAATCTTGTATTTAAATTTTTTGTAGCTTAGCTACTTAACATTTCATTCAGTTATTGTTAGTGTGACTATCTTTCTATAAATCGCATAATTTTTTTATTTATCATAATATTAAGTGTAAGCCTATAATATTTTTCTATTGGTTATTTTTTAAAAAATATATTTTATTTTTAAATATTATAGATTATTATTTAACTGAAAAGGTAGCTTTCAAGTTTAGCTCTGACCGCTTTCACTTCAGATGGGTCTACGTGATGATACCAGTCTTTTAGGGTTTGGAAATCGTCGCCTGTTATTCCTGCGATCATCTCCCAGGTGACGCCGGCTTGCCTGGAGAGGACGACGAAAGTGTGTCTTAGCATGTGTGGTGTAAGCTTTATGCCCATGGCTTGTCCGACCTGTCTTGTTTGATTCCAAGCGGTCCAACGGGTGCCTGGGAATAAGGTTTTAAGGCTTCTGGCGGCTTTGTAGATGTCTTCTGTGATTGGGGCGGTGATCTCTTGCTTGTTTTTGCGTGCTTTAAAGGTTAATATGTAGCCTAGTGTTGGATCGTGTTTGAAGTTTTCTGGTTTAAGGTTTATATAGTCTGATACTCTTATTCCTGTTGTTATCATGACTTTGAACATTAAATAAAGTTCTTTTGAGAATTTTTCAGCGATTTGGAGGCATTCTAATGCTTGTTCTCTGCTTAAATATTTTGGTATTGTTTTATGCCGTCTCATATCTGCCACCAACAAAATATCACATTTTGTTTGAAAAATAAGGCGACTTAAACCTTATTTTCAATATAAATAGACGACTAAAAAACTTAAAAAGCTTACGAAAACAGTAAACCAGGGTATTTAAAGGCTTTCACCCCTACCCGTACACCATAAACATTAAAAAAATTGCGGCAGCAAGATCTATAACTGGGTTATTTAGGCAAAAAAACACGTTTTTATAAATAGTATAAACTTTTCTTTTTTAGAAATAATATAGATAAATAAAAAACTAAATAATAAAATAAAATTTAAATATAATAAAGGATAATAGTATTTCAAAATTAATAATTAGTAGTAAAAATAAATTTTAATTTATATAAGATTATAACATTATTATTATTTAAAATAAAGTTATACGATAAATAGAAAGATAACGTAGAAAAATTAATAACAGCGTTGAAGGAGATAATATAGATGAGGAGAATATGCAAGAAAACCCTGCTATAATATTGACGGCGATAGCAGCCTCAGCCGCAATCTGGGCGGCTTCAACAATATTCATATACATTCAAAACCATAGAAAACTAAACCCGCTAAGCAAAACCTTCATAACGCTAAGCCTAACAATCGCAGTCAGCCTCCCCCTGCTAAGCTTAGAGTTATTCTACCCGAAGGGGCCTGTATTCGCAACAGCTAATCTAATATATAACATACTTATCGCAGCCGGTTTTTTAACGCTGATATACGGTTTAACGAAAATATACTTCAACCAGTTTAAAACAACCCTTATAGTAGCTTCAGCCCTAATATTAATCACAGCTCTAAAAATATACGATTACATAGACTGGGTTATATTAAAGCTGCCTGAAGCTAAAATAATCTCAGCGGTGGGAAGCCTAATAATAACAGCGGCAGCCCTCTCACTAATACCGGTAATAATATTAGCTCACAGGAAAACAAACATGAAACTTTTAAAAAATAAACTAGAACTGTTACTAGCCTCAATAATCTTAATTTTAACCCTGATACTAATAGTGATCATGCCGGGAAACCCTCTCTACCAATACAGGTTTATAATAGGCACAGCCCTCCTAGTACCGTTCACCCTACTGGGAGCGATATCTGTAACATATAGATACAAGGAAACCCTCACATTAATATCACTTGAAACAGGCCGCATCCAAGCTTCAAACCAGAAAGATGAGCGCATAACCGCACTATTATTAAAGCATACATCTAAAGAAAACATGTGCGAGTACTATGATCAATCTCTTAAATCTAAATGCAAACTAGATCCTTCAAGCTATAAACTCGAAGACTGTAAAGGCGTAAAATATAGAAACGGCTTAATATGCCCTAAAATCGTAGAGTATGAGAAAGAAACTAAAAACTTATGAAGGCTTTAAAAGTGGCAAACTCTGTAAATATAAAAAAACGTAAATAAGCGGAGTTAAATATCTTGAATAATTCTTTTATATGTTAAGCGTTCAAAGCTTAAACAGGTTATTTAAATATAATAGCGGGCGGCTTTAATGCTTCAATTAGAACACTTAATAATCACCATAGGCTTTATAGCGTCAACCCCCTGGATAGCCGCGATAACAGTTTTTTGCAGAGTAGGCTGCAGAAAAACGGATCCTTTAACGAAAGGATACATTGCAGCCGCTTTCTTCTTCGCTTCAACGATAATCATCGCCTCACTGCAAGCTCTACCGCTAACACCGAGCGTGGAAGCCGCTGTAAACTTATCTTATACTTTAACATATCTAGGAGGAGTTACCGCAATACTACACGTTTTATTAAAAGTATATTACCCTGAGAAAATAAACCAGAAAATATTATTCACCGCAGCCCTTGCTGCTTTAATAACTAAAACATATGATTACATAGACTGGGCTGTGATAAGAGTCCCCTTCGCTGAAGCTGTTCTAACAGTCTCCCATATTCTAATAGCCGCTTTAACAGTTAGCTTAATAGTGTTAGCGGTTTACGCGCATATAAGAGTTCAAACAAAAATATTGAAAACAAGGCTTAAACTGTTAACAGCGGCTGTAATATTCCTATTAGCAGAGTTATTAATTATAGTAGTTCCGGGAAACCCGTTATACGAGTACTGGTGGCTGACAGGAGCGATACTTATAATCCCGTTCTCAACATTAGGCGCGATATCTGTAACATACAAGTATAAGAATATTTTAAAAATCATAAGCTTAGAGTCAGCTGAAGAATTTAAACCAAGTAGAGTAGAGGAAAGAATAATAGCGGTTTTAACAAAGTATACTTCCAGAAAATTCTCATGCGAATACTATGATCCAGCTCTTAAATCGAAGTGTAAACTTGATCCCTCAACTTATAGATTTGAAGACTGTCAAGGATTAAAATACAGAGACGGCTTAATCTGCCCTAAAATAGTAGAATACGAGAGAAAAAACGGTAAAAAAATTATTTAACCCTTATTCGCGAGATTTTAACATGCAACCGTTCATAATCTAAAAATGCGAGAGTGAGATACGCTTTTATAAATGAAACTGTTTTAAATTGTAAAAGGTGAAAGAGCGTGGCTTCAGCGTGCAAAACAATCGTTAAAAATAAAACCATGAGCGGAGAAGTTAACCCACAGCAGTTAGTAGATTTAAGCAGATTATTAACGGAACCGGTTGAAACAGTATACAATTATTTAAATACATCCGAGCTAGGGTTAAGCGATGAATGCGCTGAAGCCCTCATAGACGTATACGGGTATAACGAGGTCTCGGTGAAGAAGAGAAGAATAAGCTTAATAGCGTTTCTAGCTCATTTCAAAAACCCTATATTAATAATATTGATTTCAGCAGGTTTACTATCAATATTCTTCGGGGAGTTAACTAACGCGTTAATCATATTTACGATTATCAGCGTCAGCGTCGCCTTAGACTACTACCAGGAGGAGAAAGCGGATAAAGCAGCCGCACTCCTAAAGCAGAGAGTCACAACCACAGCCACCGTTCTCCGAGATAACGTGAAGAAGGAGATCCGACTCCCGGAGATCATTCCAGGAGATATAATCTACCTTTCCGCGGGTGACATAATACCAGCGGATAGCAGAGTGTTAGCTGCTAAAGACTTCTTCGTAGATCAGTCCACTCTAACAGGCGAATCAATCCCGGTTGAAAAGAAGCCTATTCTAGATAAGGATTTCAAGAATATCACAGAGTACACTAACGCAGTGTTCTTAGGCACCACCGTGGTCAGCGGAACAGCTACGATTCTAGCTCTTAAAACAGGCCCCTACACTGTTTACGGTAGGATAGCAGCCCGGCTAGCGGCTAAACCACCTGAAACAGAGTATCAGAGAGGGTTAAGAAGATTCGGCTACCTTCTACTACAAGTAACATTCATGCTAGTATTATTCGTGTTCTTCGTGAATGCGTTAATCCGAGGTCAAGTATTAGATTCACTTATATTCGCAGTGGCTTTAGCCGTCGGGTTAACACCAGACCTGCTTCCAATGATATTATCTGTAACCCTCTCCTCGGGAGCTATACAAATGGCTAAAAAGGGCGTCATCGTAAAAAAGCTTTCAGCGATACAAAACTTCGGCAGCATGAACGTGCTCTGCTCTGATAAAACAGGCACTCTCACAGAGAATAAAATAGTTTTAGTGAAGCACATAGACGTGAACGGCAGCGACGATGAAAAAGTATTATTATACTCTTATCTTAACAGCTACTATCAAACCGGTTTAAAAAGCCCCTTAGATGAAGCTGTCCTGAAGCATAAAGAGCTCTCCGTCACCGAGTATAGGAAAATAGACGAAATACCCTTCGACTTCACAAGGCGCAGGCTAACAATAGTCGTTGAATCAAGCAGCGGAAGAATACTAGTATCGAAGGGTGCACCTGAAGAAATACAGAAAATATGTTCAAGAATAGAAGAAAACGGAGCCGTTGAGACGCTTTCAGAGGAGGGTAAAAAGAGAATCAGCGATAAATTTATAGAGTTAAGCGAGAATGGTTTCAGAGTTCTAGGCGTCTGTTATAAGATAGATGAATCAAATAAAACATTCTACACGGTCGACGATGAGAAAGATATGGTTTTCCTAGGTTTCATCGCTTTCATCGACCCGCCGAAGGAGAGCGTTAAAGAATCTATAAAATTATTGAGAGAAGCTGGAATAGAACTTAAAATATTAACAGGTGATAATGAACTAGTCACCAAGAAAGTCTGCGAGTATATAGAACTTGAAATAAAAGGAATAATATCAGGGGATAAAATAAGAGAAGCAGACGGCTTCGCTTTAGCTAGAATAGTTGAAGAAAATAATATCTTCTGCAGGGTGACCCCTGCTGATAAAGAGAGAATAATAGCCGCGCTTAAAGCTAACGGTCACGTAGTAGGATACCTGGGGGATGGAATAAACGATGCTCCTTCACTTAAAACAGCTGACGTAGGGATATCGGTAGACAACGCGGTTGACGTAGCTAAAGAAGCAGCTGACATAATCCTATTAGAGAAAAGGCTTAGAGTACTACATGAAGGAGTAGTTGAAGGCAGGAAAACATTCATGAACACTCTAAAATATATAGCTATAGGAGTCAGCTCCAATTTCGGAAACATGTTCAGCGTCGCAGGCGCATCACTATTCCTACCGTTTCTACCAATGCTACCAGGCCAAATATTATTAAATAACCTACTATATGATGCAGCTCAAATCCCTATAACAACAGATACAGTTGATGAAGAATTAGTTAGGAAACCTAGAAGATGGGATATAAAGCATATAAGAAACACGATGCTCTACTTCGGGCCCATAAGCTCCATATTCGACTTCTTAACATTCTTCGTCATGTTATATTTCTTTAACGCGACGCCGGCTCTCTTCCAAACCGCATGGTTCACGGAGTCATTGATCACGCAAACACTTGTAGTGTTATTCATTAGAACACACAGATCCTTCTATAAAAGCCCCCCCAGTCGACCTCTAATATTAGCTAGTATAACGGTCACCGCAGTAGCGTTAATCTTACCGTACACGTTTATAGGCTTAATATTCGGCTTCACCACGCCGCCGCCATTATTCTACCCAGCTTTAGCGCTGATAATAGCAGGCTACCTTATAGCAGTGGAGTTCGCTAAAAAAAGATTTTATAAAATATACTAGCCGAAGAGAAGGGAACTGAATCTTCAACTTATCTTAAATTCTAAAACCTGTTTTAAATCAACGCGTTAAAGTTAAATCTGCAGACATTAAATTTATATCAAGTAAAATATTTTAGGAGCTAGTTTAAAGTGAATGATTCCAGTATAATAGATTCGCTGAAAAAAGTGATAGGCGGAGAAAACATATCCGCAGCTAAGTTTAAAAATAATGATTTAGAGTTAGAGATAAATAAGAATAAGATAAGAGAAGCCGCATCATTCTTTAAACAGCGAGGCTACACTCATCTAATAACCATTGTACCAGTGGAGGAACCGGGATATATTCAACTATTATATTATCTAGAAAAGTATGGGAGTCTAGCTGTTCTTAAAATAAAAATACCGTGCGACGACTTAAACGCGGATAGTTTAACAGATATATTCCCGGCCGCGGAGAACTTTGAGAGAGAGGCACGCGACTTTTTCGGCTTAAATTTTAAAGGATTAACTTCAAGCAGAATTATTCTACCAGACAACTGGCCTGATAAACCTCTGATGCGTAAAACATAACACTCATCTTTAAATATTATTCACAATCATGAAATCATGGTGCGAGATATGCTACTCGGAGTAATAGCAGCCGCCGCGGTTCTCTTACCTGCTATAACAGGTTTACTGTTAACTTTCACAGCTAGAATCATTAAACTTGAAAGAAACGCTGCTTCAGCGAGTTTAGCCGCGTTAACCACTTCATTCATTTTAACTCTTATATTAGCTGTGATAGCTTACAGCGCACCTTTAACAATAGAGTATTTTAGTATACTGTTAGGCTCAGTGACTGTGAAAGTAGGATTCTACATCGATTATATAGCGGTTGTATTCGCGTTAGTATCTTTATTCATAGCTATTATAACGCAATTATATAGTTTAAAATATTACTCTAAAGATAATAAAGCATATAATATAACAAGGTATAATAGAAGTATACCTTTGACACTTATATTTATAGGCGCTTTAATCACAGCTCTACTATCCTTAGATTTAATCATATTATTATTCAGCTTAGAATTGCTGACGATAACCACATATCTATTCATATCTTATCCTGGTGATAAAAGCGAAAACTTGAAAGCCGGCGTGAAAACGCTGATACTAACTCATATAAGCGGGTTAGCTCTCCTAGTATTCACTTTAATAATGGTTAAGACAACTGGAACCACTCAAATAACTGCTTTAAAAAGTCTCCTACCTTTCGACTCTGCTTTCACAGTAACAGGTGCAGCTCTCATCTTATGCGCGGCTATGCCTAAAACAGATCAAATACCATTTCACACATGGTTCCCTGATAGCAGCGTCGCACCGTCACCCTCAATAATAATATATCATTCATGCGGTTTCCAAATAGGAGTCTACTTGTTGATTCGCTTCCTATTCCAGGTTTTCAGGGATCAACTCGCTCTAACACCGCTAATACCTTTAACAAGCGTATTCGGAGAGATAACTGCTTGGAGCTTCACAGTGATTTTAATAGGGGCTTTAACGCTTATCATCGGAGCGGTTTACGGGATGCTCGGCGGAAATTATAAGAGAATAATCGCGTATACAACTGTTTCCGAGACAGGTTTAATAATAATAGCAGCCGGGTTTCAAACACCTTTAGCCCTAGCAG comes from the Candidatus Odinarchaeum yellowstonii genome and includes:
- a CDS encoding DEAD/DEAH box helicase family protein produces the protein MSEELDFRSLNIKKSYNSITDDLLNDFYIPVLSRAVKYSRLVGFFSSSSLAVAARGITGLIKNGGYINLACSPNLSEEDIKIIRDSSESPEKYIERKLLQELDNLENEFVKNHVYALGWMLANKKLNLKIVFPVAEDNMPLSSEKTIKLGIFHVKIGILEDSLGNKVSFSGSVNETAAGWKFNIEKIKVFRSWVESEKDYLETDIRDFNYYWTGSVNNKLRIIDAPEAVKEKLVLMSPKEIDKITIVYPPKQNKIILHPHQNEAVNKWIENNFRGIFEMATGTGKTFAALECIKRALETNNKLLIIVSTPYHHLNDQWKKQVDNFQLNFDSEIIADSTNKDWKNNLADQLVELSIGKIKSILVLTTHRTLSSEDFRKIIQYNSINKNYKIFMIGDEVHWLGAEKYSNALLESYDLRLGLSATPVRIYDTFGTRKIIEYFNGIVKSFSLEDALTKINPETGDFYLCDYEYHPRIAYLNEEEIFAYINETKKIIKTHNLRKYQDSDLNDEILELLAYRRSNIIKNCRMKYQILDEILKELGEDLHHTIIYCTPQQIKTVMKIVNLQHRIKAHKFTMEEGTAKSPRFQNLSEREFILKKFASGEYQVLIAMKCLDEGVDIPAAETAILMASSGNPREYIQRMGRLLRRYPNKKRAKIYDIIAIPDREKLPFEYADIEQKILEKELNRYMFFAKNALNGSEAQKILLEIKYNCI
- a CDS encoding NADH-quinone oxidoreductase subunit C, which produces MNDSSIIDSLKKVIGGENISAAKFKNNDLELEINKNKIREAASFFKQRGYTHLITIVPVEEPGYIQLLYYLEKYGSLAVLKIKIPCDDLNADSLTDIFPAAENFEREARDFFGLNFKGLTSSRIILPDNWPDKPLMRKT
- a CDS encoding AAA family ATPase, coding for MKIDSIVLKNYRSYQNVELNFGDNNLIVIIGENGTGKTDILNALNWCFYSDEPHLSKRSEGKIQLNLETIKNSKNNDKADINITVLLKKSNQDLINFETKNTFEINEDRDRGLKIPKLIETEKRLIYVYKNGENAVYYNDDAEEVINHHIPRDLRQFFFFDGEKLSRYYEDVGNVRKHILKISKVSLIDEIIKKLNNIHGELMNEIKGDVDKEITNTRDTLNKIVNELNEAYAEKEDLENELKSMKLELNSLNEYLREIPDIEELEQDRDKSKQQLKEKENIHNDAIYSKNSLIVESLIYCCLREPVNEILKSIEEKRIKKEYPPLIDEELIKKALEKKLCPVCNKAIDESKLKELEEMYQIYSRQTNISNILREYEWRYKRFGEELNRKLSELNDKEKEIKRIDEDIKEINNHINEIESELKKYSDKTKTNLKQKIERRNHLESQIDLINRKIGAINKKIEDKNRAKDAFQNKLNEYLSDLKEYRNIRSQLNFIRHSVKILEKLKEKTLDKIRSRIAAETWDIFSKLTWKKATWKGIKLDEDFNIEIIHQLGYEWSGQLSAAETQLLALSFVLALHKISGFEAPIIIDTPLARVSGKHRENWAESIIKLIKEKQVILLFTPFEYNDGIVNKIIEQNHPKIFKLGINNSETITTVEEIT
- a CDS encoding tyrosine-type recombinase/integrase, whose amino-acid sequence is MRRHKTIPKYLSREQALECLQIAEKFSKELYLMFKVMITTGIRVSDYINLKPENFKHDPTLGYILTFKARKNKQEITAPITEDIYKAARSLKTLFPGTRWTAWNQTRQVGQAMGIKLTPHMLRHTFVVLSRQAGVTWEMIAGITGDDFQTLKDWYHHVDPSEVKAVRAKLESYLFS
- the mgtA gene encoding magnesium-translocating P-type ATPase; translation: MASACKTIVKNKTMSGEVNPQQLVDLSRLLTEPVETVYNYLNTSELGLSDECAEALIDVYGYNEVSVKKRRISLIAFLAHFKNPILIILISAGLLSIFFGELTNALIIFTIISVSVALDYYQEEKADKAAALLKQRVTTTATVLRDNVKKEIRLPEIIPGDIIYLSAGDIIPADSRVLAAKDFFVDQSTLTGESIPVEKKPILDKDFKNITEYTNAVFLGTTVVSGTATILALKTGPYTVYGRIAARLAAKPPETEYQRGLRRFGYLLLQVTFMLVLFVFFVNALIRGQVLDSLIFAVALAVGLTPDLLPMILSVTLSSGAIQMAKKGVIVKKLSAIQNFGSMNVLCSDKTGTLTENKIVLVKHIDVNGSDDEKVLLYSYLNSYYQTGLKSPLDEAVLKHKELSVTEYRKIDEIPFDFTRRRLTIVVESSSGRILVSKGAPEEIQKICSRIEENGAVETLSEEGKKRISDKFIELSENGFRVLGVCYKIDESNKTFYTVDDEKDMVFLGFIAFIDPPKESVKESIKLLREAGIELKILTGDNELVTKKVCEYIELEIKGIISGDKIREADGFALARIVEENNIFCRVTPADKERIIAALKANGHVVGYLGDGINDAPSLKTADVGISVDNAVDVAKEAADIILLEKRLRVLHEGVVEGRKTFMNTLKYIAIGVSSNFGNMFSVAGASLFLPFLPMLPGQILLNNLLYDAAQIPITTDTVDEELVRKPRRWDIKHIRNTMLYFGPISSIFDFLTFFVMLYFFNATPALFQTAWFTESLITQTLVVLFIRTHRSFYKSPPSRPLILASITVTAVALILPYTFIGLIFGFTTPPPLFYPALALIIAGYLIAVEFAKKRFYKIY